The sequence below is a genomic window from Clostridia bacterium.
GGCATGGGTTAAGGCTCCGCCCGCCAACGGCTTCATAGCGATGAAACCAACGTCGTGCTGTTGGGCCAGAGGAAAGAGCCGGTCGGCCGTATCCTTTTCCACCGCGTTAAAAGGAACCTGGATGGTATCGACAATGCCCATGGGCATCATCTTTTCCAGATTTTCCCTGGTATGGCTAGAAACCCCAATGTATCTGATTTTTCCCTGCTCTTGGGCTTTCCTTAACCCCTCCAAGGCTCCGTCCGGGCCAGTGACCTTCTTTAGTTCCTCCTCCGTCTTAACGTTATGCATCTGGTAGAGGTCAATATAATCAACCTTGAGCAGGCTAAGGCTCTTATCAATATCCCTGAGAATGCCTTCTCGCGAGCGCGAAGTGCTTTTGGTAGCCAGGATTACTTCTTCCCGCTTCACCCCCTCAAGCGCCCGACCAATCTTCTCTTCGCTGTCGGTATAGCCACGGGCCGTATCAATAAAGTTGACGCCGCTATCCAAGGCCGCCCGTACCACCCGCACCGCCTCGGCCTGGTCAACCCTTTGGATGGGAATACCACCCAGCCCTATGCACGATACTTGAAGCCCGGTTCTACCCAAACGCCGGTACTGCATGCGAACCAACTCCTTGAACTAGGTTTAGTAGTATGTCAAAACCACACTGGCTCGATCGATGCCACCGGTAGAGCATCTGCCATCCAGAAATTAATGCCAGGGCACTACCCTTTGGCTCCCGGATCAGGGCAGGTTTGGTTGGGCACACTGGTAGCCAGAGAGCTGCCGTAAGGACAATAAGGCAAAAGCGAGCAATCAGTGCACTTGGGCCTTTGGGCCTGACAGACCCGGCGGCCATGATAAATCAACTGGTGGTGAACTTTTCCCCACCGCGAGCTTGGTATCAGCCGACAAAGCTCGGCCTCCGTCTCTCGGACATCTGGACTCTGGGCCCACCCCAGGCGGTGAGAAACCCGGAAAACATGGGTATCCACCGCTAGAGCTGGTATGCCAAAAGCATTGCTCAAAACCACGTTAGCAGTCTTGCGGCCCACCCCGGGAAGCTTCATTAGCTCCTCCCGGCTAGGCGGAACCTGTCCCCCATGTCGCTCTACCAATTGTTGGGTCAAGGCAATTAGATTTTTGGCCTTGGTATGAAATAGGCCACAACTTTGGATCTTCTCTTCTACCTCTGGCAAGCTGGCTGCAGCCAGCGCTTGGGGGTCAGGGTAAGCGGCAAAGAAATGCTCGGTAATCCGATTGACTTGCCGGTCAGTAGTTTGGGCAGAAAGTACAGCTGCCACTAGAAGCTGGTAGGGATTTTCAAATCGGAGCTCCGTACGGGCATCAGGATACATTTGATCCAACAGGGAAAGTACAGCCTGTACCTTTGATTGCAACTGGGAGATGTTTCTACCACCATTTTCCATAGGTATGCTTTTACCTTCTTCAATTTGTTGCCATTTATGCAACGAATTAGCAATAACGGCAAAGTCCGCTACTGTTTTTATTCTAGCAATGTTGTCCGTTTCTCTCAACTCTAACAATGATTACTAATAAGTAA
It includes:
- a CDS encoding aldo/keto reductase, whose amino-acid sequence is MQYRRLGRTGLQVSCIGLGGIPIQRVDQAEAVRVVRAALDSGVNFIDTARGYTDSEEKIGRALEGVKREEVILATKSTSRSREGILRDIDKSLSLLKVDYIDLYQMHNVKTEEELKKVTGPDGALEGLRKAQEQGKIRYIGVSSHTRENLEKMMPMGIVDTIQVPFNAVEKDTADRLFPLAQQHDVGFIAMKPLAGGALTHA
- the nth gene encoding endonuclease III, whose translation is MENGGRNISQLQSKVQAVLSLLDQMYPDARTELRFENPYQLLVAAVLSAQTTDRQVNRITEHFFAAYPDPQALAAASLPEVEEKIQSCGLFHTKAKNLIALTQQLVERHGGQVPPSREELMKLPGVGRKTANVVLSNAFGIPALAVDTHVFRVSHRLGWAQSPDVRETEAELCRLIPSSRWGKVHHQLIYHGRRVCQAQRPKCTDCSLLPYCPYGSSLATSVPNQTCPDPGAKG